One part of the Leucobacter triazinivorans genome encodes these proteins:
- a CDS encoding COX15/CtaA family protein, translating to MSAAPASAAAAPVAGRGRGTRSGPSRLLQISAWASFVLNVTIIATGGTVRLTGSGLGCTDWPVCTPGSLVPTPELGIHGIIEFANRTISGPLLVAGILVLVLSWRIRARRSDLLVISAVVLGLVVLQALVGAFVVWFHLNANLVGFHYTVSLVLVCVTAAYLVRMFEDPLPRRVDVPRGFAILTHVTTLFMALTVLFGVLTTGAGPHSGDADVVRDGFDATVLSHVHAWPGYISLALVLALVGWSGVRRLRTLRWSIALLAALLVQIGVGVFQARSGLPPFAVGVHMVLASLTAAAMTVVVLRLKRPAAAAAAAPAGATR from the coding sequence GTGTCCGCCGCGCCCGCTTCCGCCGCAGCCGCACCCGTCGCAGGTCGGGGCCGCGGCACCCGATCCGGGCCCTCCCGGCTCCTGCAGATCTCGGCGTGGGCGTCCTTCGTGCTGAACGTGACGATCATCGCAACGGGCGGAACGGTGCGCCTCACCGGCTCGGGGCTCGGCTGCACGGACTGGCCGGTGTGCACGCCCGGTTCGCTCGTGCCCACGCCGGAGCTCGGCATTCACGGGATCATCGAGTTCGCCAACCGCACGATCTCGGGGCCCCTGCTGGTCGCCGGAATTCTCGTGCTGGTGCTGAGCTGGCGCATCCGCGCCCGGCGCAGCGATCTCCTCGTGATCTCCGCGGTCGTGCTGGGGCTCGTCGTGCTGCAGGCGCTCGTCGGCGCGTTCGTCGTCTGGTTCCACCTCAACGCCAATCTCGTCGGTTTCCACTACACCGTGTCGCTCGTGCTCGTGTGCGTGACGGCGGCGTACCTCGTGCGCATGTTCGAGGACCCGCTGCCGCGGCGCGTAGACGTGCCGCGGGGCTTCGCGATCCTGACGCACGTGACCACGCTCTTCATGGCGCTCACCGTTCTCTTCGGTGTGCTCACCACCGGCGCCGGCCCACACTCGGGCGACGCCGACGTGGTACGCGACGGCTTCGACGCCACGGTGCTCAGCCATGTCCACGCCTGGCCGGGATACATCTCCCTCGCGCTCGTGCTGGCGCTCGTGGGCTGGTCGGGGGTGCGACGGCTGCGGACGCTGCGCTGGTCCATCGCGCTGCTGGCGGCCCTGCTCGTGCAGATCGGCGTCGGAGTGTTCCAGGCGCGCAGCGGATTGCCCCCGTTCGCCGTCGGCGTGCACATGGTGCTCGCGTCACTCACCGCCGCCGCGATGACCGTCGTGGTGCTGCGGCTGAAGCGCCCAGCCGCCGCGGCCGCCGCGGCCCCGGCCGGCGCCACCCGCTGA